A single region of the Candidatus Protochlamydia amoebophila UWE25 genome encodes:
- a CDS encoding type II toxin-antitoxin system Phd/YefM family antitoxin has product MNTLTAEEARQNLSGLIAIAQQDNIQFKITSEEGTVIILSEETYQNLLVTLELLSTPGLMNSFKCYQQPSEVAS; this is encoded by the coding sequence ATGAATACATTAACAGCTGAAGAGGCAAGACAAAACTTGTCTGGACTTATTGCAATCGCTCAGCAAGATAATATTCAATTTAAAATTACATCTGAAGAAGGGACGGTCATTATTTTATCGGAAGAAACCTACCAGAACCTACTTGTTACCTTAGAGCTTTTGTCAACTCCTGGTCTTATGAATAGCTTTAAATGCTATCAGCAACCTTCTGAAGTTGCTTCTTAA
- a CDS encoding DUF2992 family protein: protein MKREICYYRKPYNEDELRWLQYVELKFREAKEVSIQIQRLNPKRVQREVHREMEKIEETPKPSNLAQDYMREEIEKKKKRKKKHKRRKAGS, encoded by the coding sequence TTGAAACGAGAAATATGTTACTATCGAAAGCCATATAATGAGGATGAATTAAGATGGCTACAGTATGTAGAGCTAAAATTTAGAGAAGCTAAAGAAGTCAGTATTCAAATTCAGCGATTGAATCCAAAAAGAGTGCAGCGAGAAGTTCATCGAGAAATGGAAAAAATAGAGGAAACGCCAAAGCCTTCAAATTTAGCGCAAGACTATATGCGAGAAGAGATTGAGAAGAAAAAAAAGAGAAAAAAAAAGCATAAGCGCCGAAAAGCAGGCTCATAA
- a CDS encoding DUF6088 family protein produces the protein MKNGEIIMGSSIEVMIKNRIIDHGRGWCFTPMQFLDLGSDTSIRKALSQLQKQNFIRRLAQGIYDYPKEHDVLGVIPPDLNEVAKAIAEKNGVQIQPAGAHAANLVGLSTQVPGRIIFLTEGPSRKVKIGNQEIIFKKTTKKIMSSAGTREGLLIQALKNLGKDHIDQIVRAQVSKFLKDSNEKEIKQNMKFAPAWIRTLVFEIMELKP, from the coding sequence GTGAAAAATGGAGAGATTATAATGGGCTCAAGTATTGAAGTGATGATCAAGAATAGAATTATCGATCACGGTCGCGGATGGTGTTTTACGCCGATGCAATTTTTAGATCTCGGTAGCGATACCTCTATTAGAAAAGCTCTCTCGCAGCTTCAAAAACAAAATTTTATTCGCCGACTCGCTCAAGGCATTTATGATTACCCTAAGGAGCATGATGTATTAGGTGTAATCCCCCCAGATTTGAACGAGGTTGCTAAAGCAATTGCGGAAAAAAACGGAGTTCAAATTCAACCTGCTGGTGCTCATGCTGCAAATCTAGTCGGTCTTTCAACACAAGTTCCTGGTCGAATCATCTTTTTAACTGAAGGCCCTTCAAGGAAAGTTAAAATTGGTAATCAAGAAATCATTTTTAAAAAGACCACAAAAAAAATAATGTCTTCTGCTGGAACTAGAGAAGGTCTTCTGATTCAAGCCCTAAAAAATTTAGGGAAAGATCACATTGACCAGATAGTGCGTGCGCAAGTTTCAAAATTTCTCAAAGATTCCAACGAAAAGGAAATTAAGCAAAATATGAAATTCGCTCCTGCCTGGATTAGAACCCTTGTTTTTGAAATTATGGAGCTCAAGCCATGA
- a CDS encoding DNA-3-methyladenine glycosylase II, which produces MTQKFESSFEENGHIIYSFPETCVIMKCTIKELMALGFSQHKSGTLILIASTIVNEKTFCDLDKLSNEEIIKLLCGIKGIGRWSAEYTLLRGLGKTEILPGDDVAINKSVINLLKLRKNQILTGLKKLKRNGILMQD; this is translated from the coding sequence TTGACGCAAAAGTTTGAAAGCTCTTTTGAAGAAAATGGTCATATAATTTATTCTTTTCCAGAAACTTGTGTAATTATGAAGTGTACAATAAAAGAATTGATGGCTTTAGGGTTTAGCCAACATAAAAGTGGAACTTTGATATTGATTGCTTCAACTATAGTCAATGAAAAAACCTTTTGTGATCTTGATAAATTATCTAATGAAGAAATCATCAAATTATTATGTGGCATTAAAGGCATTGGACGATGGTCTGCTGAATATACTTTACTGAGAGGTCTTGGAAAAACAGAGATTCTACCAGGTGACGACGTTGCAATTAATAAAAGTGTTATAAATCTTCTTAAGCTTCGGAAAAACCAGATTTTAACAGGATTAAAAAAGTTGAAAAGGAATGGAATCCTTATGCAGGATTGA
- the ileS gene encoding isoleucine--tRNA ligase, whose product MFEEVLQESFDEREKKVLKFWQEGQLFERSVENRKGQPLFTFYDGPPFATGLPHYGHILAGTIKDVVLRYKTMKGFCAPRRFGWDCHGLPVENEIEKTFGLSGAKSIEEFGIAKFNEECRNIVLRYTEEWKFTVNRMGRWVDFNQTYRTMDLPFMESVWWVFKQLYAKGLVYEGLKVMPFSAKLGTPLSNFEASENYKEVDDPSLTVAFQSRDNSNTYFLAWTTTPWTLVSNLALMVSPMIEYAEVQDHVSKRNYILATERLKGYYKDSGEYTIVRKFPGSELEGQHYIPLFDYFNDRAHSGAFKIILEDSISVEEGTGIVQTAPAFGEIDFYACQKAGIDPVCPVDNNGQFTDEIPEYKGIFVKEADKDIIKRLKQQAKVIHQGTCHHRYPFCPRSDTPLIYKTVRTWFVAVEKIKDRLLAANSQIHWTPEHIQYGRFGKWLEGARDWAISRNRYWGTPIPLWRAQDGEIHVVGSIEELKQLTGNPLTDLHRHFIDEMSFEKNGKTFKRIPEVFDCWFESGSMPYAQNHYPFENRELFEQNFPADFIAEGLDQTRGWFYTLTVLSAALFDQPAMKNVIVNGLILAENGAKMSKRLKNYPDPAEVIQQYGADAIRLYMLHSPAVKADDLSFSKSGVELVLRQILLPLWNAYTFFLTYARIYNWKPGKLVQKPELAIDQWIISLLNKLVHEVEQGMDDYDLSRSVEPFVNFVDQLTNWYIRRSRRRFWDDKESPNRTQAFETLYYVLIELTKISAPYVPFISEAIYQNLRSCDMPESVHLCDFPHYQQLSRHEKLEAEMEAVQVTVSLGHALRKEHKLKVRQPLATAQLASADPKVLDFLKEQQHLISEELNVKEITFSSNEKDFVSLKAKPNFRVLGKKVGKLMKLAQLTIEQFGQKELTELLNHRSVEIILEGHPVLLTSEDVQVERIVREGIIAANQGTITIALNTNLNKELLLEGLAREIVNKVNTMRREANFAVTDRIQLYMQTTTRVIECFDQYKNYICQEVLATDVQFGPYEGTDWDLNGEPTKIIIKKSEY is encoded by the coding sequence ATGTTCGAAGAAGTTTTGCAAGAGTCATTTGACGAAAGGGAAAAAAAAGTCTTGAAATTTTGGCAAGAGGGCCAGCTATTTGAAAGATCTGTCGAAAATAGAAAGGGTCAGCCTTTGTTTACTTTTTATGATGGGCCTCCTTTTGCCACGGGACTTCCTCATTATGGACATATTTTAGCAGGGACAATCAAAGATGTCGTCTTGCGTTATAAAACGATGAAAGGCTTTTGCGCTCCCAGGCGTTTTGGGTGGGATTGTCATGGACTTCCAGTTGAGAATGAAATTGAGAAAACGTTTGGACTTTCAGGAGCCAAGTCGATTGAAGAATTTGGGATTGCTAAATTCAATGAAGAATGTCGAAACATCGTCTTACGTTATACAGAGGAATGGAAATTCACTGTTAATCGCATGGGACGTTGGGTTGATTTTAATCAAACTTATCGAACAATGGATCTTCCTTTCATGGAATCTGTATGGTGGGTATTTAAACAACTATACGCTAAAGGCCTTGTTTACGAAGGGTTAAAAGTGATGCCTTTCTCAGCAAAGCTGGGCACACCTCTGTCCAATTTTGAAGCTTCGGAAAACTATAAAGAGGTTGATGATCCTTCTTTAACTGTGGCATTTCAATCAAGGGATAATTCTAATACCTATTTTCTTGCTTGGACAACGACTCCTTGGACATTAGTTTCTAATTTAGCTTTAATGGTGAGTCCCATGATCGAATACGCAGAAGTGCAAGATCATGTTTCTAAGCGAAACTACATTTTAGCAACAGAGCGACTCAAGGGATATTATAAAGATTCTGGAGAATACACAATCGTTCGTAAATTTCCTGGTAGTGAACTTGAAGGACAACACTATATACCTTTATTTGACTATTTTAATGATAGGGCTCATTCGGGAGCTTTTAAGATTATTTTGGAAGATTCTATTTCTGTTGAAGAAGGCACAGGAATTGTTCAAACCGCTCCAGCCTTTGGAGAAATAGACTTTTATGCTTGTCAAAAAGCCGGAATTGATCCTGTTTGCCCTGTCGATAACAACGGACAGTTTACAGATGAAATACCAGAATATAAGGGAATATTTGTTAAAGAGGCAGATAAAGACATTATCAAGCGTTTAAAGCAACAAGCAAAAGTGATTCATCAAGGAACTTGCCATCACCGCTATCCTTTTTGTCCTCGTTCAGATACACCATTAATTTATAAAACTGTTCGAACTTGGTTTGTGGCCGTTGAAAAAATTAAGGATCGTTTGCTTGCAGCTAATAGCCAAATTCATTGGACACCAGAACATATTCAGTATGGCCGTTTTGGTAAATGGTTAGAAGGAGCACGTGATTGGGCAATTAGCCGCAATCGTTATTGGGGAACACCTATTCCTCTTTGGCGTGCTCAAGATGGTGAAATCCATGTTGTGGGAAGCATTGAAGAACTCAAACAATTGACAGGAAACCCATTGACCGATTTACATCGCCATTTTATCGATGAGATGTCTTTTGAAAAAAATGGAAAGACTTTTAAGCGAATCCCAGAAGTTTTTGATTGTTGGTTTGAATCAGGTTCCATGCCTTATGCTCAGAATCACTATCCTTTTGAAAATCGAGAGTTATTTGAGCAAAATTTTCCTGCCGATTTTATTGCGGAAGGTTTAGATCAAACGCGTGGATGGTTTTATACTTTAACAGTTTTGTCAGCCGCATTATTTGATCAACCTGCAATGAAAAATGTCATTGTGAATGGACTAATTTTAGCAGAAAATGGAGCTAAGATGTCTAAGCGGCTAAAAAATTATCCGGATCCGGCAGAAGTAATTCAGCAATATGGAGCTGATGCTATTCGACTTTACATGTTACATAGCCCTGCTGTTAAAGCGGATGATCTTTCATTTTCAAAAAGCGGAGTTGAATTAGTACTTCGCCAAATTCTCTTACCACTTTGGAATGCTTATACATTCTTTCTAACTTATGCAAGAATTTACAATTGGAAGCCAGGTAAGTTAGTTCAAAAGCCTGAACTGGCAATTGATCAATGGATTATTTCGCTCCTTAACAAACTTGTGCATGAAGTTGAACAGGGGATGGATGATTATGATTTATCCCGCTCGGTTGAACCCTTTGTAAATTTTGTCGATCAGTTAACAAATTGGTATATCCGACGCTCTCGCCGCCGTTTTTGGGACGATAAAGAAAGTCCGAACCGTACTCAAGCTTTTGAAACGTTATACTATGTTTTGATTGAGTTGACCAAAATTTCAGCTCCTTACGTTCCATTTATCAGTGAAGCTATTTATCAAAATTTACGTTCTTGTGACATGCCAGAATCTGTTCATTTATGTGATTTTCCCCATTATCAGCAATTGAGTCGACATGAAAAATTGGAAGCTGAAATGGAGGCTGTTCAAGTCACAGTTAGCTTAGGTCATGCGCTTCGTAAAGAGCATAAATTAAAAGTTCGTCAGCCGTTAGCGACAGCACAATTAGCATCTGCTGATCCGAAAGTTTTAGATTTTTTAAAAGAGCAACAACATCTTATCAGCGAAGAACTCAATGTAAAAGAGATTACTTTCAGTTCCAATGAAAAAGATTTTGTCAGTTTGAAAGCTAAACCAAACTTTCGAGTACTTGGCAAAAAAGTTGGAAAATTAATGAAACTTGCACAATTAACGATTGAACAATTTGGGCAAAAAGAGCTCACCGAACTTCTTAATCATCGATCTGTTGAAATTATCCTTGAAGGGCACCCAGTCTTATTGACATCAGAAGATGTCCAAGTGGAAAGAATTGTGCGAGAAGGAATTATTGCGGCAAATCAAGGGACTATTACGATAGCGTTGAATACAAATTTGAATAAAGAGCTCCTTTTAGAAGGATTAGCGCGAGAAATTGTGAATAAGGTCAATACGATGCGTCGAGAAGCTAATTTTGCTGTCACGGATCGCATTCAACTTTATATGCAAACAACCACACGAGTAATAGAATGCTTTGATCAGTATAAAAATTATATCTGTCAAGAAGTGTTAGCGACTGATGTTCAATTTGGCCCCTATGAAGGGACTGATTGGGATCTTAATGGAGAACCTACAAAAATAATAATTAAAAAATCTGAATATTAA
- a CDS encoding S10 family peptidase, with protein MRKAIHCLLICLNLLIFQFHLSSAEAKKVKAQPEASKCLTTEGFTETTHELVINGKSIAYKAVAGTLLLKDEKCDPKASIFFISYMKEKVTDLSQRPITFCFNGGPGSSSVWLHLGTFGPKRVALTDNGDALPPYHLIDNEFSILDDTDLVFIDPVSTGFSRAIPPESAKDYHGVEEDIKSMAEFIRIYITQYHRWESPKFIAGESYGTTRAVGLAGYLHKNYYLNINGLILVSSVLNFQSIDFNAGNDLPYLLFLPSYTATAWYHKKLPPDLQQLPLEEVLKIAREFVDNVYANALFKGDLLSKDQYQKVAREIAHLTGLSVDYVEKSQLRIDMMRYVKELLRNNRRTIGRFDSRFLGIDIDAVGEYFEYDPSMDAIFGAFTATLNHYIYNDLKWKGESHYKILTDVQPWKYGNGNQYLNVAETLRSIMTRNPYLRIFVANGCYDLATPFFATEYTFNHLGLDPSFPNRVMMTYYDAGHMMYIYRPALIKLKEDLAKFFRITLEAQEKELHTNDSISH; from the coding sequence GTGAGAAAAGCTATTCATTGTTTATTGATTTGCCTGAATCTATTAATCTTTCAATTCCATTTATCAAGTGCAGAAGCAAAGAAGGTTAAAGCTCAACCGGAAGCTTCTAAATGTTTAACAACAGAAGGATTTACCGAAACAACGCATGAGTTAGTTATTAATGGCAAATCTATTGCGTATAAAGCTGTTGCAGGAACCCTTCTTCTTAAAGATGAAAAATGTGACCCCAAAGCAAGTATTTTTTTTATCAGTTATATGAAAGAAAAAGTTACTGATTTGAGTCAAAGACCTATTACGTTTTGTTTTAATGGAGGACCTGGTTCTTCTTCAGTATGGTTGCATTTAGGAACTTTTGGCCCTAAAAGGGTTGCTTTGACAGATAACGGCGATGCTCTACCTCCTTATCATCTAATTGACAATGAATTTTCTATTTTAGATGACACCGATTTGGTGTTTATTGATCCTGTTTCTACAGGATTTAGCCGCGCTATTCCTCCAGAAAGTGCTAAAGACTACCATGGTGTGGAAGAGGATATCAAATCAATGGCTGAATTTATTCGAATTTATATTACTCAATATCATCGATGGGAATCTCCCAAGTTTATTGCGGGAGAAAGCTATGGGACGACAAGAGCTGTCGGATTGGCTGGATATTTACATAAAAATTATTATCTTAATATCAACGGCCTGATTTTGGTTTCCTCTGTACTTAATTTCCAATCGATTGATTTTAATGCTGGAAATGATCTGCCTTACTTATTGTTTTTACCAAGCTATACTGCAACAGCTTGGTATCACAAAAAACTTCCTCCTGACTTGCAGCAGCTACCTTTGGAAGAAGTTCTTAAAATAGCTCGTGAATTCGTCGATAATGTTTATGCAAATGCTTTATTTAAAGGGGATTTACTTTCCAAAGATCAATACCAAAAAGTAGCTCGTGAAATTGCTCATTTGACAGGTCTTTCGGTCGATTACGTAGAAAAAAGCCAGCTCCGTATCGATATGATGCGTTATGTTAAAGAGTTGTTAAGAAACAATAGACGTACAATTGGAAGATTTGATAGCCGATTTTTAGGAATTGATATTGATGCCGTAGGGGAATACTTCGAATACGATCCGAGTATGGATGCTATTTTTGGAGCTTTCACAGCAACGCTCAATCATTATATTTATAATGATTTGAAATGGAAAGGGGAGAGTCATTATAAAATTTTAACGGATGTCCAACCTTGGAAATATGGGAATGGAAATCAGTATTTAAATGTGGCAGAAACTCTTCGAAGTATCATGACTAGAAACCCCTATCTTCGTATTTTTGTCGCAAATGGATGTTACGATTTAGCAACTCCATTTTTTGCGACCGAATATACATTTAATCATTTAGGATTAGACCCCTCTTTTCCAAATCGCGTCATGATGACTTATTATGACGCTGGTCATATGATGTATATTTATCGCCCTGCTCTTATCAAATTAAAAGAAGACTTGGCGAAATTTTTTCGAATAACCTTAGAAGCCCAAGAAAAGGAACTCCATACGAATGATTCAATTAGTCATTAG
- a CDS encoding DUF167 domain-containing protein, with amino-acid sequence MFQQTNRGIIIKIKVIPLASFSEKVGWEGDELKIRLAAIPDKGQANTELIRFLSSLFKIRKSSIQLIQGQTSRHKKICIQDISLERLQVLLA; translated from the coding sequence ATGTTTCAACAAACAAATCGAGGAATCATTATTAAAATCAAAGTCATTCCTCTTGCTTCTTTTTCAGAAAAAGTCGGATGGGAAGGGGATGAATTAAAAATACGACTGGCAGCCATTCCCGATAAAGGCCAAGCAAATACAGAACTCATTCGTTTTCTCTCTTCCTTATTTAAGATTCGAAAAAGTTCTATTCAGCTTATTCAAGGACAAACGAGTCGACACAAAAAAATTTGCATTCAAGATATTTCATTGGAAAGGCTTCAAGTGTTGCTAGCTTGA
- the lepB gene encoding signal peptidase I, giving the protein MFSKPRPYSLAKSHQILKTSYTFYQKKRKQLSADHLIHFETLLESLDKVIQKEDRLKADAFAKEAEKFTQIHFKKSFLDYTWEIGLAIFIALLIAVVVRQMWFELYEIPTGSMRPTFKEQDHLSVTKTAFGLNIPLETNHFYFDPNLVQRTSVVIWSGDGISHLDSDSTFMTIFPYTKRYIKRCMGKPGDILYFYGGKIYGIDQDGNDLKELRDSPYLSKLDHIPFTNFEGKRAYTQDSQLKMINQVAFGHFSLNVGRYRFMRQSIAGEVFNGREWIKDNPLAQKKAHRSIETYSDLWGIRNIAIARLLTKDQIEKFTTFSLKDFGEGILYLELRHTPSLSYPLPILSDFYGPSIEGFTTLIPLEEKHLKALMDNMYTCRFHVQNEKGVPYRVENQKSPSQHSPSFPNVPNGTYEFYYGKAQQIHWGGISTTLPSNHPLYDFTPNNVQKLFNIGIEMNNQVEPNQAKQAFFPNRYVYFREGDLYAMGGKVLDKEDSVLQNFHQTEKNREEKSTEANPYIAFKDYGPPLTSSGELDKEFIRTFGLKIPQNHYLVLGDNHAMSQDSRFFGPIPQANLQGAPSLILWPPGDRWGFPNQKPYPLFTFPRLIVWGLASLIGLAWWLFRHHSRTKSVFKKLG; this is encoded by the coding sequence ATGTTTAGTAAACCTCGCCCTTATTCCTTAGCGAAATCTCACCAAATATTAAAAACTTCCTATACTTTTTATCAGAAAAAACGAAAGCAACTCTCTGCAGATCATTTAATTCATTTTGAAACTCTCTTAGAATCCCTTGACAAAGTCATTCAAAAAGAAGATCGATTAAAAGCAGATGCTTTCGCTAAAGAAGCTGAAAAATTTACTCAAATACATTTTAAAAAGAGCTTTCTAGATTATACTTGGGAAATTGGTTTAGCCATTTTTATTGCATTATTAATTGCCGTTGTAGTTCGTCAAATGTGGTTCGAGCTTTATGAAATCCCCACCGGTTCTATGCGCCCAACTTTTAAAGAACAAGACCATCTCTCTGTCACAAAAACAGCCTTTGGTTTAAATATACCATTGGAGACTAATCATTTTTATTTTGATCCAAACCTTGTCCAAAGAACAAGTGTGGTAATTTGGTCTGGTGATGGAATTTCTCATCTCGATTCTGACTCTACCTTCATGACTATTTTTCCTTATACCAAACGTTATATCAAAAGGTGCATGGGTAAACCTGGAGATATTTTGTATTTTTACGGAGGTAAAATTTATGGGATAGATCAAGATGGCAATGATTTAAAAGAATTACGAGATAGTCCCTATCTCTCAAAACTAGATCATATTCCTTTTACAAACTTTGAAGGCAAGCGAGCTTATACTCAAGATTCCCAACTGAAAATGATTAATCAAGTCGCATTCGGCCATTTCTCTCTAAATGTTGGACGTTATCGTTTTATGCGTCAATCTATTGCAGGAGAGGTATTCAATGGTAGAGAATGGATTAAAGACAATCCTCTTGCTCAGAAAAAAGCACACCGCTCTATTGAAACTTATAGTGATTTATGGGGAATTCGCAACATCGCCATCGCAAGATTATTGACAAAAGATCAGATAGAAAAGTTTACAACATTTTCTTTAAAAGATTTTGGAGAAGGAATTCTTTACTTAGAGTTAAGACATACTCCTAGCCTTAGTTATCCTTTACCCATTCTTTCAGATTTTTATGGACCATCAATTGAAGGTTTTACCACATTAATTCCTCTTGAAGAAAAACATTTGAAAGCTCTTATGGATAATATGTACACCTGCCGTTTTCATGTTCAAAATGAAAAAGGAGTACCTTATCGAGTTGAAAATCAGAAATCTCCTTCTCAACACAGTCCTTCGTTTCCCAATGTTCCTAACGGAACATATGAATTTTATTATGGAAAAGCTCAGCAGATTCATTGGGGTGGTATTTCCACAACACTGCCCTCTAATCATCCTCTTTATGATTTCACACCCAATAACGTCCAAAAGCTATTTAATATCGGTATTGAGATGAATAATCAAGTAGAGCCTAATCAAGCTAAACAAGCTTTTTTTCCTAATAGATATGTGTATTTTCGAGAAGGCGATTTATATGCTATGGGTGGAAAAGTTTTGGATAAAGAAGATTCAGTTTTACAAAATTTTCATCAAACAGAAAAAAATCGTGAGGAAAAATCTACTGAAGCAAACCCTTATATTGCTTTTAAAGACTATGGACCTCCTTTAACCTCTTCTGGTGAATTGGATAAAGAGTTTATTCGTACATTTGGATTAAAAATCCCTCAAAATCATTATCTCGTTTTGGGTGATAACCACGCCATGAGTCAAGATAGCCGTTTTTTTGGCCCGATTCCGCAAGCAAATTTACAAGGTGCTCCCTCTCTTATTCTTTGGCCTCCAGGCGATCGCTGGGGTTTCCCAAATCAAAAACCTTATCCTCTTTTTACATTTCCAAGACTAATTGTTTGGGGTTTAGCGAGCTTGATCGGATTAGCCTGGTGGTTATTTCGTCATCATAGCCGAACAAAATCTGTGTTCAAAAAATTAGGATGA
- a CDS encoding DUF488 domain-containing protein produces MKINLKRVYDPASKEDGLRILIERLWPRGVKKEDLKMDEWLKEVAPSTDLRKWFSHDPAKWKEFQKKYFEELDENQVALEPILKALHKNSITLLYSSKDTEHNNAVCLRNYLEKHKKN; encoded by the coding sequence GTGAAAATTAATCTTAAGAGAGTATATGATCCGGCTTCCAAAGAAGATGGTCTTCGAATCCTAATTGAACGATTATGGCCTAGAGGAGTTAAAAAAGAAGACTTAAAAATGGATGAATGGCTAAAAGAAGTGGCCCCAAGCACAGATTTAAGAAAATGGTTTTCTCATGACCCTGCGAAATGGAAGGAGTTTCAAAAGAAATATTTCGAAGAATTGGATGAAAACCAAGTAGCCTTAGAACCTATTTTGAAAGCTCTCCACAAAAACAGTATTACCTTATTATACAGCTCAAAAGATACTGAGCACAATAACGCAGTATGTCTTAGAAATTATTTAGAAAAACACAAAAAAAATTGA
- a CDS encoding MepB family protein — MDRGPILPYDFNDSFDFLVVSVRAENHLGQFVFPKTVLCEKGVVSCNGKKGKRAIQVYPPWDKTDNSRAKKTQIWQLQYFIKFSEHNFDFSRMRYLFDIA, encoded by the coding sequence ATAGATAGGGGTCCAATTTTGCCTTATGACTTTAACGATTCTTTTGACTTCCTTGTAGTCAGCGTACGTGCTGAAAATCATCTTGGCCAATTTGTTTTTCCAAAAACTGTGCTCTGCGAAAAAGGGGTTGTATCTTGCAATGGAAAGAAAGGTAAGAGAGCTATACAAGTCTATCCTCCTTGGGATAAAACTGATAATTCTCGAGCTAAGAAAACGCAGATTTGGCAACTACAATATTTTATTAAATTTTCTGAACATAATTTTGATTTCTCACGCATGAGATATTTATTTGATATTGCTTAG